The nucleotide sequence CGCCGGGCCATTGTGCGGCGACTCCCGGCCGTGGAGACGCTGGGGTGCGCCACAGTGATCTGTTCGGACAAAACCGGCACCCTCACCCAGAACAAGATGACTGTCCAGAGCCTGTGGGTCGGCGGCACCCGCCTGGAAGTGAGTGGAATCGGGTACACGCCAGAAGGGAAGTTCTTTAAAGGCGAACACGTGGTGAACCCAAAGACCCATCCAGATCTGAAGAAACTTTTGGAAATCGCCGTCCTATGCAATAGTTCCGATCTGATCGAGGAGCCCAAAGCGCCGGAGGGATGGACGATTCACGGGGACCCCACCGAGGGGGCGCTTCTGGTCCTCGCCGGCAAAGCGGACATGTGGAGCGATGTCCTCGCGGCAAAATACGAAAAAGTCCTGGAAAACCCCTTTGACTCCAATCGCAAGATGATGTCGGTGGTGGTCCGGCAGACCGGCGAGGAAGAGTCTTACCTGCTGATGGCCAAAGGGGCCCCGGATGTCCTGTTGGACCGCTGTGATTTTATCTTGTGGAACGGTCGCGTGACGGCCCTGACGGCCGCCCATCGCCGGGAAATCCTCGCCATCAACGCAGAGATGGCGGGGACGGCGATGCGGAATTTGGCCTTTGCCTATCGGCCCCTTCAACAGGCTCAGGTGCGGCGGGAAGAGAATCAACAAGAGACGGAGATGGTGTTTGTCGGCCTGGCGGGCATGATCGATCCTCCGAGAGAGGAGGTTTTCCAAGCGATTCAGACTTGTCGCCGGGCGGGGATCCGGACGGTGATGATCACCGGCGACCATCAGGCCACCGCCGAAGCCATCGCCCGGCGCCTCGGCATCCTCCCGAAGAATGGGTTGACGGTCAGCGGGGCGGATCTTTACAATATGTCCGACAAGCAATTGGCGGAGCGCGCGGATCGGATCTATGTGTACGCCCGGGTTTCGCCCGAACACAAGTTGCGCATTGTGAAAGCCCTTCAGGCCCGGGGCCATGTGGTGGCGATGACCGGGGACGGGGTCAACGACGCCCCGGCGATCAAGGCGGCGGACATCGGTGTGGCCATGGGGCAAGGGGGAACGGACGTCGCCAAGGAAGCTTCATCGTTGATCCTCGCCGACGATAACTTCGCCACCATTGTGGCGGCGGTGGAGGAAGGCCGGGGGATTTACGACAATATCCGCAAGTTTGTCCGTTATCTTTTGTCTTGCAACGTCGGGGAGATCGTCACCTTGTTCACGGCGATGCTGGTGGGTCTGCCCCTCCCCCTGGTGCCGATCCAGATTCTGTGGGTGAATTTGGTGACCGACGGCCTCCCGGCCATTGCCCTCGGGGTGGATCCCCCGGAGGGAGATCTCATGGAACGGCCGCCCCGGGACGTGAAGGAGAGTATATTTGCCGGGGGGTTGGGTTTTAAAATTATTAGCCGCGGTTTGTTCATCGGCCTGGCGGCCTTAGCGGTGTTTTGGCTGGAGTGGCGGTCGGCCCCGGATGCTCTCGCGAAAGCGCAAACGATGGCTTTTTGTACCTTGGTGATGTCCCAGCTCATCCACGTCTTCGACTGCCGCAGCGTGGATCAAGGCATTTTTTCGAGGAATATCTTTGGAAATCCATGGTTGGTGGCGGCGGTGCTGTCCTCGGTGGCGCTCATGGCGCTGGTCCTGTACACGCCGGCCCTGCAACCGGTATTCCGGACGGTGCCCCTCGGAATTTCGGACTGGGCGACCATTCTGCTGGCGGCGGCGATTCCGACTTTTGCCCTGAACTTCCGCAGCCTGTCCCGACCCACCCGCTCCCGGTTGAGCCCGAGCCGGGGATAGGAGGCTTCTCAGTTGAAATTTGTCAAGATGCACGGCCTTGGAAACGATTTTATTGTGGTGGAAGGTCACGCCTTGCCGCTGGATCCGGGAGCCCTGGCTCGGAATTGGTGCGACCGCCATTTCGGCATTGGCGCCGACGGGTTGGTGTTTGTGCTTCCGTCGGACCGGGCAGATGTGCAGATGCGAATTTTTAATGCGGACGGGTCGGAAGCGGAACAGTGCGGCAATGCCGTGCGATGCGTGGGGAAGTACGCCTTTGAACGGGGTTTGGTCCGACGCCGGGATCTCGTGGTGGAAACGTTGGCCGGAGTGCAGCGCATTGTGCTCGGAGGCAATGGTTCCCGGGTGGAAGAGGTCACCGTGGACATGGGCGAGCCGATTCTTGAGCCGGGCCGGATACCCGTGGCATTAGCCGAGGGCGGCACTCCCTCGGGGAGGGTGGAGGCGGCCGGGCGGGAATGGGCGTTTACGGCAGTGTCCATGGGTAATCCCCATGCGGTCATTTTCGTGGACGATGTGGAAGGCACGGATGTGCGAGGCGTGGGGTCGGAGGTTGAGACGAACCGCCTGTTCCCGAATCGAGTGAACGTGGAATTCGTTGAGACTCTGGATCCTGGGGAGATTCGCGTGCGGGTGTGGGAGCGGGGATGTGGAGAAACCCTGGCCTGTGGGACCGGGGCCTGTGCCGCCGTGGTGGCCGGGGCGCTGGAAGGTCGATCCGGGCGGAAGGTTCGGGTGCATTTGCCCGGCGGTACGCTGAAGATCGAGTGGGCTGAGGATGGTCGGGTGTACATGACGGGGCCTGCGGTAGAGGTGTTTCGGGGGGAAATCGGACAGCCGGACTAAGGTGCCAAAATGGGTGGAAAAGTTCGCTCCACGGGGTCCGCGGATGTTGACCGCGGGCTTTTTTCATGTCATTCCTCCCAAGTGAGGCGATCCCCATCGAAAAGCCTCCCGCTTCGCCTTCCTTCGCAGGAGTCTGAGATCCGGCGGAGCATAGCCGATGGATTTTGTCAAGGGCCGTATGCGTGCATAGCTTTGCAAAGCCGGCAGTGAGGTGGCCTGTTGTCTGTGGTTCCCGGGTTGAAGTAGAATGGAGTGTGAAAAAGGGGTGGCGATGTGCTGAAAAGCATGACCGGGTATGGACGCGGGACCGGCCATGGGGCCGGATACACGGTGGGAGTGGAGATTCGTTCGGTGAATCACCGATTTCGGGAGATCGCGATCCGTGGGCCCCGCGAGTGGCTCGCTCTGGAGGATGATCTCCGCCGGGCAGTGGCCCGAGAGATCTCCCGGGGCCGGGTTGACGTATACATATCCGCTCTACCTGACCTGACCGCGGGGGACCCGGCGATTCTCGACATCGCCCTCGCCCGGGCGGTGAAAAAAGCCGGAGATGCCCTCGCGGCGGAGCTAGGCTTTTCCGACCGGATTAACCTGCGGGATATTTTGGCGATACCGGGGGTGGTGCGCCCCCAGGAGGCGGCCGTCGATCCGGAGGTGGCCCGCCCGGTTGTGCAGCGGGCCTTGGATGCCGCGCTGAGGATGCTGGCTGCGGCCCGGCGCAGGGAGGGGGAGCGGTTGGAAGAGGATGCCCGGCGCCGTTTCTCCCATCTGAGCCGACTGGTGGAAGAGATCGCTCTGCTGGCCGCGGAGGTCCCCAAGGAGTATCGGCGGCGCTTGGAGGAGAAGCTGCAAGAATGGAATCTCCCGGGGTTTGTGGATGCCGGACGGATTGCGGTGGAGGTGGCGATGCTGGCCGATCGGGCGAGCGTAGAGGAGGAGATCGTCCGGCTCTCCAGTCACCTGGGTCAATTCGAGGCGGCGCTGGGCAGCCGAGAAGCTGTGGGGCGGCGGTTGGATTTTTTATTGCAAGAGATGTTTCGGGAGTTCAATACGATTGGGGCCAAAGCGGGTAGCGCCGAGATTGCCCTGCGGGTGGTGGACGCGAAAACGGTTCTCGAACAGTTGCGGGAACAGGTGCAGAACGTCGAGTGATCCCGATTCGTATGGCTGGGAGGAATGCGGAGTGAGTATTCGATTGATCAATATTGGGTTTGGCAATATCGTATCCGCCAACCGGATTGTATCCATCGTCAGCCCTGAGTCAGCCCCGATCAAGCGCATCATTCAGGAAGCCAGGGATCGGGGAATGCTGATTGACGCCACCTACGGCCGTCGAACCCGGGCGGTGATCATTACCGACAGCGACCATATCATTCTGTCCGCCGTGCAGCCGGAAACGGTGGCCCACCGTTTGGTGGCTCGGGACGCGGCGTCGGAAGAGGAGGAATAACGCCACGGCCATGGATCAGGGGAAGACGATGGATCGGCCCGAGGGACTCCTGGTCGTCCTGTCGGGTCCTTCCGGTGCGGGCAAGGGAACCGTCTGCACCGCATTGCGCGAACACCTGCCTGCGATGAAATATTCCGTATCGGTCACTACGCGGTTGCCCAGGCAAGGGGAGCGGGAAGGGGTGAACTATTTCTTCCGATCCCGGCAGGAATTCGAACGCATGATTCGGGATGGCGAATTGCTGGAATGGGCCGAGGTGTACGGGAACTACTACGGCACGCCGCGGAAATACGTGGAAGACCAACTGCGGGCGGGGCTCGATGTGCTTTTAGAAATCGATATCCAGGGGGCTCGCAAGGTCAAGGAGCAGTTCCCCCGGGGGGTGTTTGTGTTTTTGCTCCCTCCTTCGGTACGGGAATTGAAAAATCGGATTCTTGGCCGGGGTTCGGAGACTGCCGAGAGTTTCCGGCTGCGCTTTGGGGCGGTTTCGGACGAAATTCGACAGTTGTGGGAGTATGATTACGTGGTCATTAACGACGAGGTTGAACTGGCGTGCCACCGCATCCAATCGATTATCGTCGCAGAACACCACAGCGTTCGGCGCAACCGGAAATTTTACGAATCGTGGATTGAAAGGGGGATTGCAGATGCTGTATCCATCCATCGATCAACTGATGACAAAGGTGGAAAGTAAATACGCCCTGGTGGTGGCGGCAGCCCGCCGTGCCAGGCGGCTCCAGGAAGGGGCGCGTTCTCTTGTGTCAGTTCCTTCCGGGAAAGTCGTCTCGGTGGCGTTGTTTGAGATCGCCGCGGATAAGGTAAAATGCGTGCTGTCCAAGTAATGGGGCGAGGGAACAACCGATGGGGTTGTTCTTTTTTCTCGGGAGGGGAACAGGGTGAAAGACCGTGAGATCATCGTTGGGGTGACCGGAGGCATCGCCGCCTACAAGTCGGCAGCCCTGTGCAGTCGTTTCGTGAAATCCGGCGCCAGGGTTCACGTCATTCTAACCGAAGGGGCCGCGAAGTTCATCACGCCCCTGACGTTCCAAAGCATTACGAAACACCCCGTGGCGGTGGACGTATTCGACGAGACGGATCCTTCGGTCATCCAGCACATTCACCTGGCGGATTTGGCGGATGTGTTCGTGGTGGCGCCGGCAACAGCCGACATTCTCGCAAAAGCCGCTTGGGGGCTGGCGGATGACATGCTGTCCACCACGCTGCTCGCCACGAGGTCTCCGGTCATCTTCGCCCCGGCGATGAACGTTCACATGTTTGGCCACCCTGCTGTCCAAGAAAATATCGCCCGCCTCCGGGCCCGGGGCTGTGTCATCGTCGACCCCGGGGAGGGCCCCTTGGCTTGCGGGTATACCGGGAAGGGCCGCATGGCGGAACCCGATGAGATCGCCGAAGTCGTGGAGGCCGTGTTAAACCGCCGCCGGGACTTTGCGGACGTCCGCGTGTTGGTGACCGCCGGTGCCACGTGGGAGCCCTTTGATCCCGTCCGGATACTGTCCAACCGCTCCACCGGCAAAATGGGTTATGCCGTGGCGGAAGCGGCCCGGGATCGCGGGGCAACCGTGACCCTAGTGGCAGGGCCGGGAGAGCTCCGCTCCCCGGAGGGGGTTCGCCTCATCCGGGTCGAGACGGCCCTGGAGATGCGGGACGCTGTTCTTGCAAACCTTCCGATGCATGATGTTTTAATCAAGGCCGCGGCGGTGTCAGATTATCGGCCGGCGGTGGTTCACCCCTCGAAGGTCAAAAAGGCGGAAGGTCCGCTCACTGTGGAGTTGGTCCGCAACCCGGATATTCTGATGGAAGTATCCAGGCATCGTCGACCGGATCAGGTGATCGTCGGTTTTGCCGCGGAAACGGAAGATGTAGAGAAAAACGCTCTGGAAAAGTTAAGACGCAAGAGCCTCGACTACATCGTCGCCAATGATGTCTCCATGGCCGGGGCGGGGTTTGCCGTCGATACGAATATTGTGACGATCTACGGCAGGGACGGTACCGCTTTGGCGCTTCCTCCGCTGTCAAAACGGGAGGTGGCAGATCGCCTCTTGGACGTGATTCGGGACACCCCGGGCAAGGTGGGGGCAGGATCGTGATTGCCGTTGAAGTGTTGACAGAACTCCGGGTCCAGGCGGTGGACCGGACGTTTACGTACCGGGTGCCTGAATCCCTGAAGTCTTGGGCGCTACCGGGTGCCCGGGTGTTGGTCCCCTTCGGGCGGCGGTCGGTGATGGGGATTATCGTGGAGCGGAC is from Kyrpidia tusciae DSM 2912 and encodes:
- a CDS encoding calcium-translocating P-type ATPase, SERCA-type — protein: MEKVYWHTVDGETALSLLGSSLEGLDEEEAGRRLGEYGPNRIEEGKKLSPLGILLNQFRDFMVLVLLAATLISGLLGEYTDAVAIIAIIIVNGILGFVQEFRAEKSLASLRELTAPTAHVLRGGKKWIIPAADLVPGDIVFLEAGDRVPADLRLLQGQGLEIEESSLTGESVPVRKTFGPLEEEHLSLGDRKNMAYMGTLVTRGKAMAVVIATGMQTEMGLIADLIQQSEDTQTPLQRRLDQLGKILVWVALGVTALVVVIGISRGHDVYNMFLAGVSLAVAVIPEGLPAIVTIALALGVQRMIRRRAIVRRLPAVETLGCATVICSDKTGTLTQNKMTVQSLWVGGTRLEVSGIGYTPEGKFFKGEHVVNPKTHPDLKKLLEIAVLCNSSDLIEEPKAPEGWTIHGDPTEGALLVLAGKADMWSDVLAAKYEKVLENPFDSNRKMMSVVVRQTGEEESYLLMAKGAPDVLLDRCDFILWNGRVTALTAAHRREILAINAEMAGTAMRNLAFAYRPLQQAQVRREENQQETEMVFVGLAGMIDPPREEVFQAIQTCRRAGIRTVMITGDHQATAEAIARRLGILPKNGLTVSGADLYNMSDKQLAERADRIYVYARVSPEHKLRIVKALQARGHVVAMTGDGVNDAPAIKAADIGVAMGQGGTDVAKEASSLILADDNFATIVAAVEEGRGIYDNIRKFVRYLLSCNVGEIVTLFTAMLVGLPLPLVPIQILWVNLVTDGLPAIALGVDPPEGDLMERPPRDVKESIFAGGLGFKIISRGLFIGLAALAVFWLEWRSAPDALAKAQTMAFCTLVMSQLIHVFDCRSVDQGIFSRNIFGNPWLVAAVLSSVALMALVLYTPALQPVFRTVPLGISDWATILLAAAIPTFALNFRSLSRPTRSRLSPSRG
- the dapF gene encoding diaminopimelate epimerase, whose translation is MKFVKMHGLGNDFIVVEGHALPLDPGALARNWCDRHFGIGADGLVFVLPSDRADVQMRIFNADGSEAEQCGNAVRCVGKYAFERGLVRRRDLVVETLAGVQRIVLGGNGSRVEEVTVDMGEPILEPGRIPVALAEGGTPSGRVEAAGREWAFTAVSMGNPHAVIFVDDVEGTDVRGVGSEVETNRLFPNRVNVEFVETLDPGEIRVRVWERGCGETLACGTGACAAVVAGALEGRSGRKVRVHLPGGTLKIEWAEDGRVYMTGPAVEVFRGEIGQPD
- a CDS encoding YicC/YloC family endoribonuclease, with the translated sequence MLKSMTGYGRGTGHGAGYTVGVEIRSVNHRFREIAIRGPREWLALEDDLRRAVAREISRGRVDVYISALPDLTAGDPAILDIALARAVKKAGDALAAELGFSDRINLRDILAIPGVVRPQEAAVDPEVARPVVQRALDAALRMLAAARRREGERLEEDARRRFSHLSRLVEEIALLAAEVPKEYRRRLEEKLQEWNLPGFVDAGRIAVEVAMLADRASVEEEIVRLSSHLGQFEAALGSREAVGRRLDFLLQEMFREFNTIGAKAGSAEIALRVVDAKTVLEQLREQVQNVE
- the remA gene encoding extracellular matrix/biofilm regulator RemA translates to MSIRLINIGFGNIVSANRIVSIVSPESAPIKRIIQEARDRGMLIDATYGRRTRAVIITDSDHIILSAVQPETVAHRLVARDAASEEEE
- the gmk gene encoding guanylate kinase; amino-acid sequence: MDRPEGLLVVLSGPSGAGKGTVCTALREHLPAMKYSVSVTTRLPRQGEREGVNYFFRSRQEFERMIRDGELLEWAEVYGNYYGTPRKYVEDQLRAGLDVLLEIDIQGARKVKEQFPRGVFVFLLPPSVRELKNRILGRGSETAESFRLRFGAVSDEIRQLWEYDYVVINDEVELACHRIQSIIVAEHHSVRRNRKFYESWIERGIADAVSIHRSTDDKGGK
- the rpoZ gene encoding DNA-directed RNA polymerase subunit omega gives rise to the protein MLYPSIDQLMTKVESKYALVVAAARRARRLQEGARSLVSVPSGKVVSVALFEIAADKVKCVLSK
- the coaBC gene encoding bifunctional phosphopantothenoylcysteine decarboxylase/phosphopantothenate--cysteine ligase CoaBC; this encodes MKDREIIVGVTGGIAAYKSAALCSRFVKSGARVHVILTEGAAKFITPLTFQSITKHPVAVDVFDETDPSVIQHIHLADLADVFVVAPATADILAKAAWGLADDMLSTTLLATRSPVIFAPAMNVHMFGHPAVQENIARLRARGCVIVDPGEGPLACGYTGKGRMAEPDEIAEVVEAVLNRRRDFADVRVLVTAGATWEPFDPVRILSNRSTGKMGYAVAEAARDRGATVTLVAGPGELRSPEGVRLIRVETALEMRDAVLANLPMHDVLIKAAAVSDYRPAVVHPSKVKKAEGPLTVELVRNPDILMEVSRHRRPDQVIVGFAAETEDVEKNALEKLRRKSLDYIVANDVSMAGAGFAVDTNIVTIYGRDGTALALPPLSKREVADRLLDVIRDTPGKVGAGS